One stretch of Rhizobium rhizoryzae DNA includes these proteins:
- a CDS encoding DUF4159 domain-containing protein, whose amino-acid sequence MGALAFASPFILIALVVLPAIWWLLRLTPPKPRSEIFPPLAILAKVLKREETPAQSPWWLTLLRMLMAAALIFAIANPVLNPRTGSLNNGGPLALIVDNSWSTTADWQRRVETAAMLIDDAEQANLPVSIVFTTDATHDAVPASAAAAREKLAAAQPKPLPPMRERAADALVEAFNGSRPGTIAYLSDGIATAEDADMVADLSSLSAADVRLITGEGSNAVALTQAANDSGAMKVTVERLSRDSARSLTVNALDQQGRSLATAPLNFAAGASTATAEIAAPFELRNDFARLAIDGLATAGSTHLLDDGFKRRRVALLSGDSSNEVQPLLQPLYYISRALQPYADIIEPKSSDLTASLPEVLNTNPSAIIMADIGRLPAETYEPLQRWLSRGGVLIRFAGPRLAAAPADDPLVPVNLRRGERALGGALSWAEPQPLADFPTIGPFAGMPRAGDVTVNRQVLAEPSPDLAERTWASLADGTPLVTTREVNAGRIVLFHVSAEATWSDLPLSGSFVEMLRRLMQVARAGGAQTASQGGEAAVALPPYRLLNAEGVLTTQIGSAKPLTTAPGKVTSASFDHPPGLYGNEDGFSAVNLLPPTAKLEPVNMSAEGMTVAREGLIGREAVSLRPALFTLALILLLLDTLIVLVMNGAFSKAARRGRIAAVLATLIALPFALPAPPAHAADARPGDEQALERLDTTHLAYVITGEPEVDRISEAGLEGLTQFLTFRTALEPGAPVGLDISKDELAFYPMIYWPISATAPMPSAATISRIDAYMRNGGTVLFDTRDQISSFDGSSTSANGQRLQDILANVDIPALEPAPADHILTRAFYLLSNFPGRYSGSPMWVQARQEARNPDRPLAASGDGVSPILITANDLAGAWAIDANGIPLLPTVPSDEMQREYAYRTGVNIMMYMLTGNYKADQVHVPDLLQRLGQ is encoded by the coding sequence ATGGGAGCCCTCGCCTTCGCAAGCCCATTCATCCTCATCGCACTTGTGGTGCTGCCTGCCATCTGGTGGCTGCTGCGCCTGACACCACCGAAGCCGCGTTCAGAAATATTTCCGCCGCTGGCCATTCTCGCCAAGGTTCTGAAGCGGGAGGAAACCCCCGCCCAGAGTCCCTGGTGGTTGACGCTTCTGCGGATGCTGATGGCAGCCGCACTGATCTTCGCCATTGCAAACCCCGTTCTGAACCCCCGGACCGGCTCCTTGAACAATGGGGGGCCACTTGCTCTGATCGTCGATAACAGCTGGTCCACGACCGCCGACTGGCAGCGTCGCGTGGAAACGGCTGCGATGTTGATTGACGATGCGGAGCAGGCCAACCTGCCGGTTTCCATCGTGTTCACGACGGATGCAACGCATGACGCGGTCCCTGCAAGTGCCGCCGCTGCCCGTGAGAAGCTGGCCGCAGCGCAACCCAAACCACTTCCGCCCATGAGAGAACGCGCGGCAGATGCCCTTGTCGAAGCCTTCAACGGCTCGCGTCCCGGCACTATCGCATATCTGAGCGACGGCATTGCAACGGCTGAAGACGCGGACATGGTGGCAGACCTCTCCAGTCTGTCGGCGGCAGATGTGCGCCTGATCACCGGTGAAGGCTCAAACGCGGTTGCGCTGACGCAGGCTGCGAACGATTCGGGGGCCATGAAAGTGACCGTCGAGCGCCTGTCGCGCGATAGTGCCCGCAGCCTCACCGTCAACGCACTCGATCAGCAGGGTCGTTCACTCGCAACCGCGCCCTTGAACTTCGCGGCAGGCGCTTCAACGGCCACGGCTGAAATTGCAGCGCCATTCGAATTGCGCAACGACTTCGCACGGCTTGCAATCGATGGCCTTGCTACCGCAGGATCGACCCATCTTCTGGATGATGGCTTCAAGCGTCGCCGTGTTGCCCTTCTCTCCGGCGATAGCAGCAATGAAGTGCAGCCGCTTCTTCAGCCGCTCTATTACATCAGTCGCGCCTTGCAGCCCTATGCGGACATCATTGAGCCCAAGAGCTCGGATCTGACGGCATCGCTGCCGGAGGTTCTGAACACCAATCCATCCGCCATCATCATGGCAGATATTGGCCGCTTGCCTGCAGAAACCTACGAGCCGCTGCAACGCTGGCTGTCGCGCGGTGGCGTGTTGATTCGTTTCGCCGGTCCGCGTCTCGCAGCGGCACCGGCAGACGATCCGCTGGTGCCTGTCAATCTGCGCCGCGGCGAGCGTGCGCTGGGTGGCGCTCTTTCCTGGGCGGAACCGCAGCCGCTTGCTGATTTTCCAACGATCGGGCCCTTTGCCGGGATGCCACGCGCGGGAGACGTCACCGTCAACCGTCAAGTGCTTGCCGAACCCTCGCCGGATCTGGCGGAGCGCACCTGGGCAAGCCTTGCCGATGGAACACCGCTGGTGACCACCCGTGAGGTAAACGCCGGCCGCATCGTGCTTTTCCACGTCAGTGCGGAGGCAACATGGTCAGACCTGCCTCTGTCCGGATCCTTCGTTGAAATGCTGCGCCGCCTGATGCAGGTTGCCCGTGCCGGTGGAGCGCAAACCGCTTCGCAGGGCGGAGAGGCTGCCGTGGCCCTGCCGCCCTATCGGCTGCTGAATGCTGAAGGCGTTCTGACAACTCAGATCGGCTCGGCAAAACCGCTGACGACAGCCCCGGGGAAGGTTACATCCGCATCCTTCGATCATCCGCCAGGGCTTTATGGCAATGAGGACGGCTTCAGCGCGGTCAACCTGCTGCCCCCAACAGCCAAACTCGAACCCGTCAACATGTCTGCCGAGGGCATGACCGTTGCCCGTGAGGGTCTCATTGGCCGCGAAGCCGTGTCGCTGAGGCCTGCGCTGTTCACGCTTGCGCTGATACTCCTGCTTCTCGATACGCTGATTGTCCTTGTCATGAATGGTGCCTTTTCCAAAGCGGCTCGTCGTGGCCGGATTGCGGCTGTCCTCGCAACTTTGATTGCTCTGCCCTTTGCCCTACCCGCTCCGCCCGCCCATGCAGCGGATGCGCGACCCGGTGACGAACAGGCGCTGGAGCGGCTGGATACGACCCACCTTGCCTATGTCATCACCGGCGAGCCGGAAGTAGACCGTATCTCGGAAGCGGGCCTCGAAGGTCTCACCCAGTTCCTGACATTCCGCACAGCTCTCGAACCCGGCGCGCCGGTTGGCCTCGACATCTCAAAGGATGAACTGGCCTTCTACCCGATGATCTATTGGCCGATCTCCGCAACAGCGCCTATGCCCAGCGCGGCAACAATTTCGCGGATCGATGCCTATATGCGAAACGGCGGCACGGTTCTGTTCGATACCCGCGACCAGATCTCGTCGTTCGATGGCAGCTCGACCTCAGCCAATGGCCAGCGGCTGCAGGACATTCTGGCCAACGTCGATATTCCGGCATTGGAACCAGCGCCCGCCGACCACATCCTGACGCGCGCCTTTTATCTCCTGTCCAATTTTCCGGGTCGCTACAGCGGAAGCCCCATGTGGGTGCAGGCTCGCCAGGAAGCGCGCAATCCGGATCGTCCGCTCGCCGCGTCCGGGGATGGCGTCAGCCCGATCCTGATTACGGCCAACGATCTGGCGGGTGCCTGGGCGATCGATGCAAACGGCATCCCGCTGCTGCCGACCGTGCCCTCGGACGAAATGCAGCGCGAATATGCCTATCGAACCGGCGTGAACATCATGATGTACATGCTGACCGGCAACTACAAGGCGGATCAGGTTCATGTGCCGGATCTGCTGCAGCGGCTTGGCCAGTAG
- a CDS encoding DUF58 domain-containing protein — protein sequence MASIGQIVSQTPGSEVLARARQRAALVPDCMVEAKRIANTVISGWHGRRKRGVGENFWQFRPYTDGENLSRIDWRRSARDDHAYVRDREWEAAHTVWLWADMSPSMMYKSTYGMVSKESRALVLMLALAEILARSGERIGCPGVMEPVSARNAAERLATAIMHAPPTEGLPRTDMIRGASDIVLIGDFLDDADKIMERLSPLAKRSLRGHVIEVADPAEEIFPYAGRTEFTDPETGEKLTSGRAETLRDDYQRAYLARRENLGQSLRRMGWSFIFHRTDHLASEALVAVHGHLSGNPPRLAGGR from the coding sequence GTGGCATCCATAGGCCAGATCGTTTCCCAGACACCCGGCAGTGAAGTTCTTGCGCGCGCCCGCCAGCGGGCAGCACTCGTGCCGGATTGCATGGTGGAGGCGAAGCGGATTGCCAATACGGTGATCTCCGGCTGGCATGGTCGCCGCAAGCGCGGCGTTGGCGAAAATTTCTGGCAGTTCCGCCCCTATACCGATGGCGAAAACCTCTCCCGCATTGACTGGCGACGGTCTGCTCGAGATGACCACGCCTATGTCCGTGACCGCGAATGGGAGGCTGCCCACACGGTCTGGCTCTGGGCCGACATGTCCCCGTCGATGATGTACAAGTCTACCTACGGCATGGTGTCCAAGGAAAGCCGCGCCCTGGTTCTGATGCTGGCGCTGGCTGAAATCCTGGCGCGGTCGGGCGAGCGCATCGGCTGCCCGGGCGTGATGGAACCTGTCTCCGCCCGCAACGCCGCAGAAAGGCTGGCAACCGCCATCATGCATGCGCCGCCGACCGAAGGCCTTCCTCGAACGGACATGATCCGCGGCGCCAGCGACATCGTTCTCATCGGTGACTTTCTGGACGATGCGGACAAGATCATGGAACGCCTCTCGCCTCTCGCAAAACGTAGCCTGCGCGGACATGTGATCGAGGTCGCCGATCCGGCGGAAGAGATTTTCCCCTATGCTGGCCGCACGGAATTCACCGATCCGGAAACGGGTGAAAAGCTGACATCCGGCCGAGCCGAAACGCTGCGGGACGACTATCAGCGCGCCTATCTCGCGCGCCGTGAAAATCTTGGCCAGTCGTTGCGCCGGATGGGCTGGAGTTTCATCTTCCATCGCACGGACCACCTGGCGTCAGAGGCGCTGGTGGCCGTTCACGGTCATCTGTCCGGCAATCCGCCACGCCTGGCAGGAGGACGCTGA
- a CDS encoding AAA family ATPase, translated as MGVMTSTETPLDEKAIVAAAEQALADISTVRSEVSKVIFGQEHVVENTLVAVLSGGHALLVGVPGLAKTKLVTTLGTVLGLDANRIQFTPDLMPSDILGTEVMDQDENGRRSFRFVKGPVFAQLLMADEINRASPRTQSALLQSMQEYHITVAGQRYDLPSPFHVLATQNPLEQEGTYPLPEAQLDRFLLQVDVLYPDLAAERQILLDTTGIAEARATKVIEASRLQEIQKLIRQMPVSDKVVDAILSLVRSARPGQGNTMTDRHVAWGPGPRAGQALMLCARARALYEGRLAPSIDDVHALAEPVLQHRMALTFAARAEGMSVRDVISGLVKQSNA; from the coding sequence ATGGGCGTCATGACTTCCACCGAAACTCCGCTGGACGAAAAGGCGATCGTCGCTGCCGCCGAGCAGGCGCTCGCCGACATCTCGACGGTTCGATCGGAAGTCTCCAAGGTCATCTTCGGCCAGGAGCACGTTGTCGAAAACACCCTTGTTGCAGTCCTCTCCGGTGGCCATGCCCTTCTGGTGGGCGTGCCAGGCCTTGCCAAGACGAAGCTGGTTACGACGCTTGGTACGGTGCTGGGGCTTGATGCCAACCGCATCCAGTTCACACCGGACCTGATGCCCTCCGATATCCTCGGCACCGAAGTAATGGATCAGGACGAGAACGGCCGCCGCTCTTTCCGTTTCGTCAAGGGTCCGGTCTTCGCGCAGCTTCTGATGGCGGACGAAATCAACCGTGCCAGCCCGCGCACCCAGTCGGCACTGCTGCAGTCCATGCAGGAATATCACATCACGGTGGCTGGCCAGCGCTATGATTTGCCCTCGCCGTTCCACGTTCTGGCAACACAGAATCCGCTGGAACAGGAAGGCACCTACCCGCTGCCGGAAGCGCAGCTCGACCGTTTCCTCCTTCAGGTGGATGTTCTCTACCCGGATCTCGCCGCCGAACGTCAGATCCTGCTCGATACCACCGGCATTGCCGAGGCACGGGCAACAAAGGTCATCGAGGCATCGCGCCTCCAGGAAATCCAGAAGCTCATCCGCCAGATGCCGGTAAGCGACAAGGTGGTGGATGCGATCCTGTCCCTCGTGCGCTCCGCCCGTCCTGGTCAGGGCAATACAATGACAGACCGTCATGTGGCCTGGGGTCCGGGTCCGCGAGCCGGTCAGGCACTGATGCTGTGCGCGCGCGCCCGTGCGCTCTATGAAGGCAGGCTAGCCCCCTCCATTGATGATGTGCACGCTCTTGCCGAACCTGTTCTCCAGCACCGCATGGCCCTGACATTTGCCGCGCGTGCCGAGGGCATGTCGGTGCGCGATGTCATCAGCGGCCTCGTCAAGCAATCGAACGCCTGA
- a CDS encoding DUF1285 domain-containing protein, producing the protein MADETIRAAGDAAGLAAMIARAADQTGNRERGLPPVERWNPPFCGDLDMEIRADGTWFYLGTPIGRPALVRLFSTVLRKDEDGKTYLVTPVEKVGIRVEDAPFLAVEMNVADKAGLPVITFRTNVGDLVSVDAEHPLRFEIAGEKRQLKPYVLVRGRLEALVSRAVMYDLVERGETVEIDGREMFALRSGACLFPVMPADELDALSQ; encoded by the coding sequence ATGGCAGACGAGACAATAAGAGCGGCAGGCGACGCTGCGGGACTGGCAGCCATGATCGCACGCGCTGCCGATCAGACCGGCAATCGTGAACGAGGATTACCGCCCGTCGAGCGTTGGAACCCGCCTTTTTGCGGTGATCTGGATATGGAAATTCGTGCCGATGGTACCTGGTTCTATCTCGGTACCCCGATCGGCAGACCGGCCCTGGTGCGCCTGTTTTCCACGGTTTTGCGCAAGGATGAAGACGGCAAGACCTATCTCGTCACACCTGTGGAAAAAGTCGGCATCCGCGTGGAGGATGCGCCGTTTCTGGCCGTTGAAATGAATGTGGCCGACAAGGCAGGATTGCCGGTCATCACGTTTCGCACAAATGTGGGTGACCTCGTCTCTGTCGATGCCGAGCATCCCCTCCGTTTCGAGATTGCTGGTGAAAAGCGACAGCTCAAACCCTACGTCCTCGTGCGCGGGCGGCTGGAGGCGCTTGTTTCCCGCGCCGTGATGTATGATCTGGTCGAACGCGGCGAGACCGTCGAGATCGATGGCAGAGAGATGTTCGCGCTGCGATCCGGCGCGTGTCTTTTTCCGGTGATGCCCGCGGATGAACTGGATGCGTTGAGCCAATGA